TAGcaaaaatttagtattaatAGTCGGGGATCAGTGCAGCGATGCATTGAAGGCACTAAAATGGCTGTGGGAAGGTCAGGCTATCAAATCATATTTCCTGTGCCCCGATGAATTCAACAACAATACAGACATTTATATGTTCAACCCTTACGGAGATAGGGCGCCAAAGCTCTGGAGCAAAGTTGAGACAACAGACCGACCATATGATCAGTGGACAGTCTATAAAATGCCATTTGTTAATGGTAAGATAATTTATACTTATTGttcagtgaaattttataaaaaatgtaaaactaTTGATGCGTGTTAAAAGATAttgttaaaatttctataaactAGTGTGTATCTATTATAGAAATATCTTTAATAGTTTGAATCTTTTCTACTTTCCAGATCAGAATATATGTTCCAGCTTAACTTATGACAAAACGGAGATTTTAGATGGCTACCAACTTCAAGTTACGGGTTTCGAGTGGTTGAACGtcgacaaaataaattttaatgaatatgaAAGATCCAACACATTCGAtgtgtttttgaaaaaaacaattcttttCTACAAGAATCTATTCTCAGCGATGAATGTCACCCCTATCGCTTTCAATGAAAATGTAATAGATTTTGAGTTGATGAGTGTAGGGGATCCGCTAGTACTCGAATTCGTTTTTTCCGGCCAAACCATTTTTCCTTTTTATGAACAAAGTGGTTACGTTATACTCACACAAAAACAAAGTTTGATACCGACATTTAGCCAAGTAGCCGacgaattttttacttatcaGAATATAGTAATGTCGTCCGTGGTTTTGGTAATACTATTCATCATAATTCTGTTCAATCACAAGTTCCATTTCGGTGGAGCTGCTTTAGATCTCTTGTCATTTCTATTGAACATGGGATTAACGACTCCTATAAATCGGTTATGGATGCGGATTACTTTCTTGAGTGCAACTTTATTTGTTCTCATTTTTAATCCGGCGTTGCAGGGGCTACTGACTTCAGTATTGACCCGACCAGAGTACAGAAATGTCCAAACCCTAAAAGATCTTCGGGACAATAATTACCACGTCTACTGGTCTACGATCTAtgagtataatataatactcGATAGTCAGCTATGGGATGAAGATTCTTTGAATAAATATGTCCACATGATGTATCTGGGAGAACAAGATTATTGCATAAAGAACGTTAGAAGTAATTCTTCTATGGCTTGTGTAATTGACTTTGACTCACTTGAAGCTACGAACTTAGACTTACATATTTCGAAAGagttttctcataaaattcaTGTATTTGCAAATCCTATCAACTGGGGACTCGATAAAAAAGCTCAAAAATTAGCGATGAAGTTGTTTGAAAGTGGTTTTTCGGATTATGCTCAAAAGCGtaatttatatagaattttgaTGAAAAGGAAAATCAAAATGgataaaattaaagcattacgAGATTATGAGCAATTGAATCTCGAAGAGTCTGCGTTAGTCTACATTGCGATGACACTGGCCGCAGCCTGGGCATTCCTTGTTTTGGGTGTCGAAattctgtttaaaaaaatagaaacatTTTTTGAGAAACGTTCACGAGAGGCAAAAATGAGAAAATTGGAGATTCGATGGAGAATCGCGTCTACCGTCAGGAAAATAGCCATTCTCTCTCAAGAAGTAATCGACGTTTAggcaaaaaaaacaatttttaattattatcgaactttgaattcttaaaaatattatttgataaagTGTAATAGTGTAAACCATTGTATTTTTGGAAGAGATATCAGGGCAAAATACGACGTTATTTAaaaggaaagaaaaattttattatttcattagaGAGGTGAGCAACTTTTTCTGATCATGTGCACAAATAAGTAAACGgttttgaataaaaacaagtttttatttcctaACCGAAGGCAATTTTGCCCtgatattttaaccatataattgctgtttgaaaaattcaatactTTTGATATGATTAGATGTGTTCtagtgataattaaataattaatactctCACGCAATAACTCATCCGTAACATTTCTGCAGGATTGCTTCGATGTATTGATTGCTTTTAATCCAGTTTAGATTCATTTTCGAGACTAAATGTAATTAAcggttaataataaattttcgatgtattgtccattaaataaataacttgagTGAAAACCATTTAAAACTGTTATATTTTAGACTTACAAACCTTTTGCctcatattaattattgatttcttCATGACTGCAGTTCTTCCATTAATCGGCCGAGGACAGGTAATACAATATATTCGTATACTTCGGAAGTATGAACTTATATACGTTCTGTTTTCTATTCATCTAGATTACTGAATTTCTTACTTTTTCTAAATAGAATTTAAGGTATCAAAAGACTTTGAATATAATTCGAAGATATCtaccatttattatttattcgagTACAGATCAGAGCTTCACAAAATGCAAAGgtcagtaaatatttttctgcaAATCGATTTTACGGAAAGTCACAGTGTTCAGGAGTGGAAATTCAATGTAAAGGTATAATGAGTGCATGTGCACTTAATTAGATGACAACATATGTAGCACTCGAACCGCGGATGGACACGTATCCTTTGCAATGACACAAGTGGGAATCGTTTGTTTATTGATATTCCTGCGTTAGTGACGAGGCTCAATTCCAAGAGCACAGTCGCGTTTTTCACGAGCATCCACTTATTGATTTTACTCAACAgtccaataaatatttattgcacttaagcaaaaatttactaaaatattttaataattttgaatagttATAATGAATTTGacgaaatatattattttgtgtttatTGTATGTGTGCGTCGTTGTGTGCAACAAAATGAAGATCAATTCTTCAAGATCAACTAATCCTCCGATTTCCCACATTCATACGGTAAATTAGCAaagattaattttcataaataatattcaagtggtcaattgattaatttatttattttacacagCCACAATTACTGGAATTATGTTTTCCTGATCAGATGAGTCATGTTGCGATTACGCCTGATTTGActgatattatttatcaaatcaaACAGAGCGATCAACCATTCAGTTctgtttttatatttgatcACATTGAGATTTCACGACTAAGGAATAACTTCTTTCAGAAAAATTACGATGAATATATTTCATGTCAGTGCTACATTTTTTCTGTGAATTCACTAAATACACTTGGAaaggatattttttattcacctTATTGGGATAACgaaaaattaatgttaatagTCGGGAACCAGTGCAGCGATGCATTGAAGGCACTAAAATGGCTATGGGAAGATCAGGCTATCAAATCATATTTCCTGTGCCCCGATGAATTCAACAACAATACAGACATCTATATGTTTAATCCTTACGGTGATAGGGCGCCAAAGCTCTGGAGCAAAGTTGAGGCATCAGACCGACCATATGATCAGTGGACAGTCTACAAAATGCAATTTGTTAACGGTAAGACAATTTTTACTTATGGTTTAGAGAACacaactttgaaattttattgaaaatgtaAAACTATTCTCTGATAGTGAGACTTTCTGGTCAAAA
The Microplitis mediator isolate UGA2020A chromosome 6, iyMicMedi2.1, whole genome shotgun sequence genome window above contains:
- the LOC130669622 gene encoding uncharacterized protein LOC130669622 — encoded protein: MNLTKYFFLCSLYVCVVVCDIMKVNFSGSKDRSISHIHTGQLLELCFPDQMSQVAITPDLTDIIYQIKQSDQPFSSVFIFDHIEIPSMRNNYFQKNYDAYISCQCYIFSVNSLYTLGKDIFRSYFWNSKNLVLIVGDQCSDALKALKWLWEGQAIKSYFLCPDEFNNNTDIYMFNPYGDRAPKLWSKVETTDRPYDQWTVYKMPFVNDQNICSSLTYDKTEILDGYQLQVTGFEWLNVDKINFNEYERSNTFDVFLKKTILFYKNLFSAMNVTPIAFNENVIDFELMSVGDPLVLEFVFSGQTIFPFYEQSGYVILTQKQSLIPTFSQVADEFFTYQNIVMSSVVLVILFIIILFNHKFHFGGAALDLLSFLLNMGLTTPINRLWMRITFLSATLFVLIFNPALQGLLTSVLTRPEYRNVQTLKDLRDNNYHVYWSTIYEYNIILDSQLWDEDSLNKYVHMMYLGEQDYCIKNVRSNSSMACVIDFDSLEATNLDLHISKEFSHKIHVFANPINWGLDKKAQKLAMKLFESGFSDYAQKRNLYRILMKRKIKMDKIKALRDYEQLNLEESALVYIAMTLAAAWAFLVLGVEILFKKIETFFEKRSREAKMRKLEIRWRIASTVRKIAILSQEVIDV